DNA sequence from the Dehalococcoidia bacterium genome:
CGCGGGCGGCGGCCAGGAACTGGGCCATGAACCCACCCTGATAGGGGAAGGGGAGGGTGGGGAGGCCGCGCCTCTCCCACTCCTCCAGCAATGGGTTGTTGATGACCCGCGCCGTCTTGCCCGTGTAGATACGGGTTACGCGGGTGTCCTCCTCGGAGGCCTCCAGGATGCGGCGCTTG
Encoded proteins:
- a CDS encoding nitronate monooxygenase, translated to KRRILEASEEDTRVTRIYTGKTARVINNPLLEEWERRGLPTLPFPYQGGFMAQFLAAARDAGRKELLMNAAGQVCGMLRRIRPAREIVEEMVAQAVEALSKALPEGVQFSS